A section of the Telopea speciosissima isolate NSW1024214 ecotype Mountain lineage chromosome 3, Tspe_v1, whole genome shotgun sequence genome encodes:
- the LOC122653480 gene encoding protein transport protein Sec61 subunit beta-like encodes MAKGTSQSQASSSPASRPGTMPPRGSAAATAGMRRRRLGGGGGGGSGGGGSGGFGVGGGGSNMLRFYTDDAPGLKITPTVVLVVSLCFIGFVTALHVFGKLYRYRSGPGA; translated from the coding sequence ATGGCCAAAGGAACTTCTCAATCGCAGGCTTCGTCTTCTCCGGCTTCGCGGCCGGGTACTATGCCGCCGCGAGGTTCTGCGGCAGCAACAGCCGGAATGCGGCGGCGGAGGCtgggcggtggcggtggtggtggtagtggtggaggCGGCTCCGGTGGATTCGGCGTTGGCGGAGGTGGAAGCAACATGTTGAGGTTCTACACGGACGACGCTCCTGGCTTGAAAATCACTCCCACCGTCGTCCTCGTCGTGAGCCTCTGCTTCATCGGCTTCGTCACCGCTCTCCACGTCTTCGGCAAGCTCTATCGCTATAGATCTGGTCCTGGAGCTTGA